The DNA sequence TTTGGCGTATTCGTATTCGTTACGACGATAGTAATTGCCTGCCCTTGCGCCCTGGGACTTGCCACTCCTATGGCATTGGTAACGGGCACCAGCAAGGCCATGCGTCATGGCCTTGTAATACGCAATGGTGAGGCCATACAGACGACTAAAGACATCGGCATAGTCATGTTCGATAAGACGGGCACTCTCACGTTGGGGTCCCCGAAGGTGGTAGACCATAACCTAGAGGATGAAGCGGCCAACATCGCAGGAGCTTTGGAGTCCTTGTCCAACCATCCTCTGGGCAAGGCCATTTCGGAACTTAAAAAGTTCGACGTAAAAATTGAGGAATTTGAAGAGATAGTTGGCGAGGGCGTAAAAGGCAAGGTTGACGGTCGTGTTTACGAAGTGGGCAGGCCCGCAGATGCAAGCGTCTATGAGGCTTTGCTCGAAAAGGGCTATATTGTCGTCGAGGTTAAAAGGGATGGCTTTATAATGGGATATATAGCTATTTTCGATCCCATTAGGGAGGATTCCTTCGAGGCGGTAAAATGTCTAAAGGACATGGGCATCGAAGTGGTCCTGGTGACGGGGGATAATGAGATCACCGCCAAAACGGTGGCAAAGGCGTTGGGCATAGATGAGGTCCATTGGGGCGTTCGCCCCGAAGATAAGATGAGCATCGTAAGAGATTATCAGGCAACCGGCAAGAAGGTCATGATGACAGGAGATGGCATGAACGACGCTGCAGCTTTGAAGGCTGCGGATGTCGGCGTGGCCATGGGAAGCGGGACCGACCTTGCCATCGATAGTGCCGACGTAGTGATATTGCAGGGCGGTGCAGCCAAAGTCGTGAGCCTTATCGAGATCTCTAAGGAGACGTTTAGGGTTATCAGGCAAAACCTTAAATGGGCCTTTGGATATAATGTAGTGGCTATACCTTTAGCCATGTCGGGCTTGCTTCATCCGATAATTGCCGAAGGAGCTATGGCTTTAAGTTCCATATCCGTGATAATTAATTCCCTGAGGATTAAGTAGCATCGAAGGAAAGGGGCATAGCAATGAGCGAGAAAAGAAGCGTTACGGTACCGGAAAGAAATGAGATAGAAGAAAAGTACAAGTGGAGATTGGAAGATTTATATCCCGATAATGATGCATGGGGCGAGGAGGCGCGTTGTCTAGAAAGTGCTATCGAAAATTTAAAGGAGATGGGTACAGCCTTGACGTCTTCTGCGCAATCCCTTTTGAGAGGATTGCAAACGAGGGATGAAATAGCTGAAAGGCTTGGTAGGCTTTATGCCTATGCTTCCTTTAAAAGCCATGAAGACGCACGGAATCTCGAGGCCCAGGCCATGGTGCAGCGGGCATCGACTGTGTACCTTCATTTTGCGGAGGCAGTCTCGTCATTTGTGCCCAGCATATTGGAGTTGGGCAAAGAGGGAATAGACGAGTTTATGAAGGAAGAAAGCGGACTCGAGCTTTACAGGGTCGAGATTGAGAGGATAATGCGGTTAAAGGAACACATCCTGTCATACGAGGGTGAAAAGCTTCTTGCAATGTCGGTGGACGTTGGCGAAGTGCCGGAAAAGGTATTTTCATTGCTCACTAATGCCGATATGAAGTTTCCTAAGATCAAGGATGAAAAGGGCGAAGAAGTGGAGCTGTCCGAGGAAAGATATTCTTACTTTTTGCACAGCAGCGACAGGCGCGTTCGTCGCGACGCCTTTAAAGGCCTTTTTTCAAGTTACGGGAATGTTAAAAACACATTATCGGCCACTTACCTGGGCAGTTTGAAGAAGGACGTATTTTACTCCAAGGCCAGGAAATACGAAAATACTCTCCAGGCTTCTTTGTATCCTCAAAACATCCCTATAGTAGTCTACGAAAAAGCAATAGAAACGATAAACCAGTGGCTTGATCCCTTGCGCAGATATGTGACATTTAAGAGGAAGGCCTTAAACTTAGATGCGATGCACTTTTACGACCTCTACGTGCAGCTTTTGCCGGAACCGAAGGCCCACTTTAGCTATGATGATGCCAAAAGCATCATCATCGAGGGACTTGCCCCCTTGGGTGAAGAATACAGCCGGGTGCTTCTTGAGGCATTCGAGAACAGGTGGATAGACGTCTACGAAAATAAAGGCAAGAGGAGCGGGGCTTATTCGTGGGGGGTTTATGGTGTGCACCCTTACGTGCTTTTGAACTTCAATGGTACCTTAAGAGATGTATTTACCCTAGGTCACGAGATGGGGCATGCCATGCATTCGCATTTTACCTTTAAAAGCCAGCCTTACGTATATTCCGGGGTCAGCATATTTACGGCGGAGGTAGCTTCGACGACCAACGAGATATTGCTTCTTGAACATCTCATAAAAAGGGCAGCGGATAAGGCCGAAAAGGCCTACCTCGTAAACTATGGCTTGGAACAGGTGCGCACGACCGTGTATCGACAGCTGCTGTTTGCCGAATTTGAGCTTGAAGTGCATAAACGCATCGAGAAGGGTAATCCTCTTACAAGCGAGGATTTTAGCGCTATATGGAAGAGTTTGTATGAAAAACATTACGGCGATACGCTGTTTATTGATGAGGAATTGCCGCTTGAATGGGCCAGGATACCACACTTTTACACCGCTTACTACGTCTATCAGTATGCTACGGGCTATTCGGCTGCCAGAGCAATAGCTACTGCCATATTGTCAGAGGGAAAGCCTGCCGTGGACAGGTACTTGCGGTTTCTTTCTTTGGGGGATTCCATGGACCCCGTGGATGCCCTAAAAGTTGCAGGAGTGGACATGACGTCGCCTAGGCCGCTAGAGTTGACGTGCAAAAAGTTCGAGGAAGATCTGGATGTTTTAATGGGCCTTATAGGCTAATAATTTTATTAAAAAGAGGAGCGTTGAATCATGGCACAATTTGCGTTGAATGTCCCGGACATGTCCTGTCAGCATTGCGTTAAACGCATATCTGGGGCGCTGGAAGAGCTTGGCATTTCCAAATTTAGGGTGGACCTTGACAACAAAGAGGTACTCGTAGAAACGGACGACATCGAAAGCGTCATAAGAGCCTTAGATGAGGTGGGCTATAAGGCTACGCTAAAACGCTAACCGCTTTTTGTATGTTTGTCTGCCACGCAGGAAGCGGCGAATGCCTCTGGCTTAATATGGGCTATATAGCCGCTTCCTTTCACCATGCCCACAACCATGTTGAGAATTTCCCTCGTAAGTCCCTTTTCTCCCACGTCGAGATGGATCTCTAGAAGCTGTCTGTAGTGCTCAAAAAGCACCACGTCCTGCGAAAGAAGATGCAAGACTTCGCTTGCCAAAGTTAAGCTCATGGAAGTCTCTGTTAAAATGCGCTCCTTGACGGAGTAAGGCCTTTGTTCGTAGGTTTTTCGATAAAAGTAAATGCCACCTCGACCAATTCGGTGAACAACGATGGCAGAGACAAAGAGCGTTCCTTCCGATAAAGGTTGAGAGTCTGTCCCTACAATTATGCGATACGATCCCTCCTTTGCCATAAATGTGCAAATGCGCTGTATTACCTGCTCTATTTTGAGGGGGCCATAAGTAGGGCTGATGAACAATCTTACCCATCTCCTTTGATTTGTTCCTCTCGGCCATTAATTATACCTTAAACGCACCTCGATGAGTTGGATGACATCAACCAGGGACAACGGTCTTACAAAATATGCAGACGGCCCTTTTTATGTTAATCTAATAGTGCTCGGAGGTGAACGAACATGACGACGTTGAATTTAAAAACTGGTAGGGAGGAGATTTCGTGGGAGTGCCCTATCCAATTGCTTAAAACCGCAACTTTAGCAGGAGAAATAAGAGCGGTTAGCGCTAGCGATGCACTGAATTGTCCCACAGGTTCTTTAGACCTTAAAGAGCTTGCAGAAGATGCTGATAATGTTGCTATATTAGTGCCGGATATAACTAGATCATGGCAGGATATACCTGCCATGTGTAGTGCCATTCGGAAAGGTCTTGAAGAGACAGGGATAGATAAGGTGACATGGGTCATCGCTGCCGGCCAGCACAGGAAGATGTCCGTAGCGGAAGAAGAGACAGTCTTAGGCAAGGGCAGAAGGCCAAACGATAATGTCTTTTGCCACGTATCTAGGGAAAATATCGTTGATACGGGAAAAATCACAAGTCGAGGTACCCCCGTAAAGGTAGAAAGACATGTCTTTGAGGCGGACCTTGTAGTCCTGTTGGGGGGCATTTGCTATCATGATTTGGCAGGCTTTGCGGGCGGCAGAAAAATTATAATTCCAGGCGTAAGCGCAAGGGAGTCCGTGCAAGCCAATCATAGGTTGGGATTGGTTGAAAAAAGGTTTCACGAGAAGGTTAAAGTTGGCGAGTTGGAAGAAAATCCTGTAGCGTTGGATATGGAGGAGTATGCCAGGATTTTTTTGGCTGACAAAAAATCATTTCTTTTAAACGTTGTAACGGATGCAATGGGAAGGCCCTATTCATACGTGACAGGAGATGCGTTTAAAGCGTGGGAAAGGGGTGTCAGGGAGGCGGAAGCTCTTCAAACGATATGGATCGACGAGCTTGCAGATGTCGCTATCGTGTCCTGCGGAGGGTATCCCTACGACCTGGATCTCTATCAGGCGACCAAGGCTTTGACTGCGGTTTACGATGGCTTAAGACAAAGCGGGGGAATAGTTCTTGTAGCCGGCCTAGAAGAAGGAATGGGAACGCCCGTATTTGACCGTTTCATGCGTCTTGCCATGGATAACTTCGATGCAGCCATAGATGAACTCGAGGAGGATTTCACGATACCTGCTTATATAGCCACAAAGACCGTTTACGAACTTAAAAACAGAAAATGTGCCTTAGTTACCCAAAACAAAGACGTTGCATTTCCGGGGCTCATTACGAACGACGTAAAAGAGGCTTTAAGGCATGTTGCGGGAACGAATTTTGAGGGAAAGGCTTTATTTGTTCCAACGGGGAACGCGGTCCATGTAAAAATAAAGGAGGTGTGAGATTGTGCTATTGATAGTCATCGCTTATATGGCCTTGATGTTGTTGGTTGGTTGGTGGGCTGGCAAGTTTTACGTAAAGGGAATGACCGATTTCTTGCTGGCCGGTAGGAGGCTTGGTGTTATTTTATGCTCGGCCACACTTGCGGCTACTCATTTTGGTGGCGGTGCGGTGATGGGCGGTGGAGAGTATGGTTTTAAGTATGGCCTGTCAGGTGCGTGGTACGGCGTTTCTTGCGGCATAGGCTTGATCATCCTTGGTTTAGTGACTGCAAGGAGATTTCGAGATCTTGCCTTCTATACTGTCCCCGATTATTTAGAGAGACGCTATGGCGGAAAGACGATTCGTGTCTTGGGATCGCTTCTTTCATTAGTCGCTTTAGTTGGCATATTGGCTGCCCAAGTCCTATCGGCAAGAGGGGCCTTGGGCATTTTGGGAATAACCGGAAACACCGGTGCTGTTGTGGCGACTCTTGTCTTTATAATTTACACGACTTCCGGCGGACTTTGGGCCGTGACTTTAACTGATTTAATACAGATGACTTGGGCAGCTGTGGGCGTGATACTCGCTTCAAACATGGTTCTTGGCCATACTGGAGGATATGAGGGGTTAAAAGCGCTTCTTCAGGCGAAGGCAGTTGGGCCGGAATACATGAGCTTCTGGGGCATGGGGACGGCAGGCATTATGTGGTTACTCCTGCCGACAGTAATGTACACTTTAATTGGGCAGGATTTTTATCAAAGGTTGTTTGCTGCTAAGGATGGTAAAACAGCCAAGGTTTCGTCTTTGGTTGGCGGCATCGTTCTGGTGATAGTAAGCTTCTTCCCAGCCCTTATGGGCATGGGCGCGAGGGCCCTGGCGAATTTAGAGGATCCCTCTATGGCAGTTCCATGGGTCCTTCAAAATTTGATGGGTCCACTTCTTGGAGGGTTAATTTTAGCAGCTATCTTGGCGGCAATAATGTCTACGGCCGATTCGCTCCTGTCTGCGGCGACGTCTCATATAGTTAAAGATTTTTGGATAGAAATATTTCATCTTAGTGAAGTGGACCATGAGAAAGAGCTTCTCAGGGTATCGCGCATATTTACCTTTGTCATTGGTGTTTTGGCGCTTATCATTGCGCTTATAGTTCCGGGCATCATTGATGCCTTGATATACTCCTATACGATGTATACTGCTGGTGTATTCGTCCCCGTCATCGGGGGATTCTTGTGGAAGGGGGCTACACGCACAGGGGCTTTTGCATCTCTTATAATTGGATCGATAGTGGCTTTGTGGGGAATTCTTAGCGGAGTTTCGCTTTTTGGAGCTCCCGTCGAGATATTCGCGGCACTTATATCCCTCGTGATATTTGTGGTGGTTTCCTTGATCACAAAAAGTAAATAGATCTTGATGCACTAAAAGAGGAGAGGCCCCATTTTTGGGGTCTCTTATTTTTTGTGATTCTAGTTCATCTAATCAAGACGCACCCAGTCTCCTTTTCAAGCGCTCTAGGCGCTTTGAGAGATCAGGCAGTCTATTTTGCCATGTCAGAGCAAGGGGACGATATTGGAGGAAATCCATCATAGCCTTGTCGGCCCACGATAGGGCTGCCTTTGCGTCCTTCAGTTGATGTTCGTATATCTTTGAGATCTCCACGGCTACGTCTATCTTTCTATAACCCATGCCGTAGAGCTTCGTGAGTAATGATAGTGCCTCATGATAATTGTTCCGTCTTTTATTTTCCATGGCTAATTTCCAAAGGGCCTCCGTAGCCGGAGGCTCCAGCTGTGCTGCTTTTGCCCAAAGTAATTTTGCCTGGTCTAGATTATGGCGGTACCAGGCATCTCCAGCGCAATTTACCTCATAGGGGTCATGGCTTTGCCCGGAAAGGACAAAGGCAACCTTGTAAAATAAATTACACAAGGAGAGTATATCCATCTCGTTGTGGTAAAAGACACCGTTAAGCATGGTAGCATCGCCCGTCTTGAGAAATGTCATGTAGAGATCCGGTATAAAGCGACCTGGAATATCGTCGCTTTCTCGTCCGATATTTAAGATTTGCCTTTCGACGTTGGAGAGGGAACAGGAACCTATGCGTCTCTTCCAAAGCCTTCTTACAAGATAAAGCAGATCCAGATGTTTTGTCTCTTCAAAGGGTTTCATCCTAGATAACAAAAGCCTGGTGTTGATCAACGGGAGGTCAAAGTTTTTCCCGTTGTATGTAACGAAGGCCGGTTTATTGGGAATTATGTCCAGCAACCTCGAGAGCCAAGCCTGCTCATATTTTGGTGAGCACAGGAACAGTTGACGTACAATGAAGCTGTCCTCTTGGTAAATTCCTATGCCTGCCAAAAAGGCATAAGTCCCTGTTCCTCCGGATAACCCCGTGGTCTCCAGGTCAAAAAAGACCAAAGGTTCTCCGCCTCCCCATGAAGATAGCGTTTCTATGCATCTTTTCCGTTCGCATTCGTCAACTATGCTAGTAGTATCGTGTATTGCCTCGCAAAGATATACGCCTTCATCTAGGAAGCGACCGGGAGGAAGATTTAATACTTCTTTCGGTTCATCCCTTTTATTGACCTTTAACCTGGCAAATATTTCTTCAAGGTTAAATGGCTTACTCGCGTTCATTTGACATCAGCCTGCGATCTTAAGATATTTAGTAAGGTTTTTGTTGGGGTTTTCGCCCTGATCGTTGCACCCAATGCACCCGTACAAGCAGGGCAGCCGTTCTCACAAGGGCAGCTTTCTATGGCCTCAAGGGCAGCATTTATCAGTTTTTGCCTTAGCATAAATGCTCCTTCGGCAAGCCCAACGCCACCGGGGACGTTATCTGCTATGTAAATGACCGGTTTCTCGAACATCGGGTCGCGCACCATGTGATGGACGCTAATATCGCCTCGGTCACACATTAGAAAAAGCGGCGCGATCGCCCTAAATAGATGGGATACCCCAAGTAAACCAGAGCTTAAATTTTCCTCTCCTAATGCCTCGCTGTATTGTTTTTCCAACTTGAGCCAGCAGGCCGTGGTGTGCATCTCCTCTTCGTCCATATGGATTTGGCCGTATCCCACATTCTCATGCGTCATGAGCTTGATCTTTTTATACACCGTTGGACGAAAGCTTAGCAATACCTCGCCCAATCCCCATTGGTCCTCTTCCTTGAAGACATCCAAGACTTGCAATCGGACTGCCAAATCTGCATCAGTATAGTAATCTACAGAGACTTGCTTTACATAACAGCGCAAACCCTTGGTGTCCAGCTCGATGACCTGATACGGCTTGCCGTCATGAAAGTATATAGCCTCGGGGTGTATTAACATGGGAGCACTAGGTCTATCGACCTCCCCGATGACTTTGGGCTTGTGGTTTTCAGTCACGTCTATCACTGTGTAATTTTCGTTCGTGGCGCTTCGTAGCGATATCCCTTGCGCGGGGAATGAATCCGACTGCCAAAAGTATCGCGATCCGGCAAAATGCAAGACGTCATATTGTGTAAGGTATTCAAGGACTTCTCTGGGGTTGGTCTTCCCAAACGGTTCATCTTGGGCGAAGTTTAGCTCAAAGGCTGAACATTTGACGTGATCAACGTATATGTAGAGGTTGTTGGGGTTGATCCTGGCCAATTCGGGAGAGCCTCCAAAGAAGTAGTCCGGCTTTGCAGCTATGAATTGGTCAAGGGGATTGGATGAGGCGACTAAAATTGCAGCCGAACCTCCAGAGCGCCTGCCTGCTCTTCCGATCTGTTGCCAAGCCGACGATATGCTGCCAGGATATCCGTGTATGACGGCCAAAGACAGGCTTCCTATGTCTATCCCCAGCTCTAGGGCACTTGTGCTCACTACGCCGAGGATGTTCCCGTTTTTAAGGTCTTTCTCAATTTTCCTGCGCTCATTGGGGAGGTAGCCCCCGCGATAGCCACTTACAAGGTTCTCGTCCATACGTAGGTCCCTTAAGTTGTTTCTGATGTATGTCAGCAGGAGCTCCACGTTAAGCCTTGACCTGGTAAAGACTATAGTGCTGATGCCATTTGTTATTGCTTGCGCTGCGATCTCTGCCGTGGCCAATAAGGAAGAACCTCTTATGCCGAGTTCTTTGCTGATGAGAGGAGGATTGTAAATTAATACCTGTTTTTCAGCCCTAGGCGCACCATCTTCCGCAACCAGCTCGACATGTTCTTCTATGAGGGCTTCGGCCAGCTCTAAAGGGTTTGAGATGGTTGCAGAACACAATATGAATGTGGGGCTGGAACCGTAAAAGGAACATATCCTCTTGAGCCTCCTTATGACGTTTGATAGATGCGACCCAAATATACCTTTGTAGGTATGAAGCTCATCTATGACTATATACCGCAAGTTCTCGAACAACTTTATCCACTTCGTATGGTGTGGCAAGATGCCCGTGTGCAACATGTCGGGATTGGTCACGACGACATGTCCCGCGGCCCTGACCTTTGCACGCTCCTGTGGTGGCGTATCGCCATCGTAGGTAAAAGTGGATATGGGCACGCCCAGTTTATTGGTTATTGCGCTAATTTCAGTCAATTGGTCCTGGCTTAGCGCCTTTGTGGGAAATATGTAAAGCGCTCTGCAAGAGTTATCTTCCATGATCGAATTTATCACCGGCACGTTATAACATAGGGTTTTGCCGGATGCCGTGGGAGTGACCACGACTACGTTTTTCCCCGATAGGGCAAGGTTTATCGCTCTGGCCTGATGAGAGTAAGGCTTTTCGATGCCAAGCTCGTTTAATGTCGCGACTAATTTAGGGTTTACGGCTGGCCACGAGTCAAATTTGGCTTGTTTTGCGGACAAAGTCACGCAACTGGTGATCTCGCCCGGAAAGGTTTTTAACGTTTCTAGGAATGCCGCTAAATCTTTCTTACGGAACAAAGCCTCCAAAATGCTTCCACCCCCTTATAGAAGTTTAGCATTAGTTGGCGATTGATTAAATTTATTTCGCAAAGGTACACTATAATTTCTAACGTGAGCCTTATTTGTACTTGAGAGGAGACGATATTGCATGCAATACGTGACTGTCGTTTTACCTTTGATCGTCATCATGGGCGTAGGATGGACTTTGCGCCGCCTTAGAGTCATCAAGGGCGACAACAGCAACCTGGAGGGCATGCTTTACTGGGTAGTTTTGCCAGCCCTTATCTTCAGGAGCATATTTTATTCAGGGGGATTTGCTAAAGAAGATGTTAATTTGATATATGCTGTATATCTGTCCTTTTTGATAATGCCTTTCATATCTTTTGTAGCGTCTCCGTGGAAAAAAAATCCAGCAAGGCTTGGGGTTTCTCTCCTCACCTGCATGAGATCTAACAACATTTACATGGGCATTCCGGTTGTTTCTTTAACAATGGGAGACGTGGGCGTTACGGCTGTGTCCAAATATCTTGGCCTGTCGCTAGTTGGCTACCATATTTTGTCAGTTGCCTTTGGGCAAATAGGTTTTTACAGGAAATTAAATCTCGATACTCTTTTTGGGACGCTTAAAGAGCTGTCGAAAAATCCCCTTATAATTTCAAGCATCCTTGCTTTATTTTGTGCCGAAGTGCTACAAATTAAATTGCCGTTATGGGTGGATGAATCGCTTAAGATGTTGAGCGAGGCCGCCACGGGGCTTGCGTTAATAGCATTGGGTGCGGGCATACAATTGGGAGAGATGGTGACATCCATAAAATATACTTGGGTAGATGTGCTGATGAAGGTGGCTGTTTATCCGCTTTTGGTAATGTCGTTGTTTTTTGTGTGGCCGGTTGCCCATAACGTCCGAAACGCTGTTATACTAGTTTCTGCCATGCCCGTGGCTGTTAATACGTTTATCGTAGCCAAGGGGATGGGTATGGATCATAAGTACGCAGCAGAACTTATTGCTACAAGTACATTTATCTCCATATTGGTAGTTCCCATATGGGTTTACATTTTATTTTAGGACAATAAAAACGAGGAGTGATTTTGCAATGCATGTCAAGGTTTACACCAGTCCGACATGTCCTGCCTGCGAGAAGGTCAAGGAAATCTTATCGGAAAAAGGAATTGAGTATCAGGTTGTTGATATAAGCCGCGATAGAGAGGCAGCCATGGAATTGGTCAGGCGTACCCATCAATTGAGCGTTCCCGTAGTTCAGGTGGGAGATAGGTTTGTAGTCGGATTTAACAAGGAACGCCTCATCGACCTTTTGGAGGACGAGGGAATCGCAAGTCTATAGCGCTAAATTACGGAGGGATGGAGATGGCACGAAATATAACGCCCCGCGAAAAGGATTATTCGCAGTGGTATTTGGATGTGATAAAGGCTGCCGAGATGGCCGACTATGCCCCCGTACGCGGGTGCATGGTCATTCGCCCCACCGGATATGCCATTTGGGAATCGATACAAAGCCAGCTCGACGAACGTTTTAAAGCAACTGGACATGTGAATGCCTACTTTCCGCTATTGATCCCAAGCTCCTTTCTGGAAAAGGAAGCAAAACACGTCGAGGGTTTTTCGCCGGAATGTGCCGTTGTTACCCATGCGGGAGGCGAAGAACTGGAAGAACCATTGGTTATAAGGCCCACCTCGGAAACGGTAATAGGCTACATGTACAGCAAATGGGTTCAGTCCTGGAGAGATCTTCCTATATTAATTAACCAATGGTGTAATGTGCTGCGTTGGGAGAAGAGGCCCAGGCTGTTCTTAAGGACATCGGAGTTCCTTTGGCAGGAAGGCCACACAGCCCATGCCACTAGAGAAGAGGCCATGGAAGAGACTCTCAGGATGCTTGAGGTATATCGATCCTTCATGGAAGAGGTGTTAGCCCTCCCCGTGGTAGTTGGAGAAAAGTCGGAAGGAGAAAGATTTCCTGGTGCCGAAAACACATATACCTGTGAGGCGATGATGACCGATAAGCGTGCCCTACAGGCCGGCACTAGCCATTTCTTGGGCCAAAACTTTGCTAAGGCTTTCGACATAAAGTTTCA is a window from the Acetomicrobium flavidum genome containing:
- the proS gene encoding proline--tRNA ligase: MARNITPREKDYSQWYLDVIKAAEMADYAPVRGCMVIRPTGYAIWESIQSQLDERFKATGHVNAYFPLLIPSSFLEKEAKHVEGFSPECAVVTHAGGEELEEPLVIRPTSETVIGYMYSKWVQSWRDLPILINQWCNVLRWEKRPRLFLRTSEFLWQEGHTAHATREEAMEETLRMLEVYRSFMEEVLALPVVVGEKSEGERFPGAENTYTCEAMMTDKRALQAGTSHFLGQNFAKAFDIKFQNRDGELEYAWTTSWGASTRLIGAIIMTHADNDGLVLPPNVAPIKVVVIPMSPDQNRLQDIMLPEAQKIVDKLTALLGRNRVILDTQFHMRPGDRFFYHLQRGVPLRLELGEAEMSSSCLRAVRRDTAEVLNISFDAVEREVPKLLDEIQRSLFERAKAFRESNTYQVSSFDEFKEVLNKKGGFIKAYFAGTPEDERAIKEATTATVRCFLLDDSSEGTCFYTKKPGGRLAIFAKAY